The Anas platyrhynchos isolate ZD024472 breed Pekin duck chromosome 1, IASCAAS_PekinDuck_T2T, whole genome shotgun sequence genomic sequence CTTCTGTCTAACTCATTTAGGGattaaggaaaagcaaaagatgtATGTGAATTGCATGTAGTTAAATTAATGggctttatttccttcttctctATCTCTGTGATATTCAACTTTCTCCACAAGATGGCAATAGAAAGCTGCATAGTAGCTGAGTACAGCAATAGTACTAGGTTTGAACATTTCAAGTTAATAATTAATATCAACTTGGTGCAATATATCTAAGAATGCTtgtatgttttcttctgttgcagAATGACCTAAAGCCTACggaagcaaaaaagaaaatccagcaTGTTACATGGCCATGAAGTAGCTAGCGGTGCTCCAAACATAAATGTTACTTCCATGTTTTCAAACAGATAAGTCATATTTGAACAGTTTAGGTActcttatttttaaaccttacaGGGATTCAGATTGCTGTGAAGTTTTAACAAGTTTAAAGGTTCCCTGTTGTAAATCTGGAGTCATTATCACCAGTCACCTTAAGAGTGTCTACTATTGTACACAAAACAGTTTATTCCCTCTTTAAAAGGTGGTAATATTACATTACACCAAACCCTCTACTTTTAGTTTTCAAGATTATTATAGTTCATCTCCTGCGTGTCCTTACAAATCACATGCATAAATATTCttgatttgttttcagtaaGATTCAGTTCTGTTCTGCTTCTGGATAAATAGTTAAAATAGTTATTGATATTCAGAGCGATCCCAGGAGCCTTCTTGGCTTCATGAAGATAACTAATTTAGATGAGAAAACTGACTATTCTGCTGATAAGCTATTctgagacactttttttttttcctttttgttgcaCAGAACATGAGTGTAGAATTTACAGGGCAGGTTAAGTTGGTAATAAGAGATGAACTATTTAACAGCATTACTTCAAATTGAAGTTTCTCTTATTAACTTATGAGATAAGAAATGCACAGACGGAAGTATGTTATTAGGCTGTCTGATACGAATCTTTGAGAGGAAGTAGTGAATGGATTAGTGCCATGTTCTCTAATACTCACAGGCATATTTTATACACATGTAAGTGTAAAAATGTGCCGATATAGCagatttgcttgttttcctggtTATAATCATGCTCATAAAATATGGGGAAAACCTGTGGAATTCAGGCCAGTGCTTTCTCAGCTTACAAACAGTTGGAGAGGGAAAGGGTCAGGAAGACTAAGTACCACCTTGAGAGCATTAGCGTATGTAGTTGCActcttaaaaaatacatattttgttcTCTTCCCTTCTTATGATCATGTAAGGTGGATGTTGGTTTTCTGTGAAACTTGAGATTTTACCTGGATTATTGGTAGTGCCTTATAAGGCAGGCATCCAGTTAAGTTGATggcaacttttttttattaaatctcAGTGGCTCAGGATGAAGCCTAAtccattttaaatatatggATGGTAGAAAACAATAGTACTTCCAGACTTagtaaaacataaataaaaaatctactTCTGAATCCACTTAGCTAACTCACTAAAATAAGCTGTCAGTAGTGATCTGAAGgcttgtttacattttttttaattggttagTACTGAAACCAAAAATTGTAGCTTAATTCATTACTGACAGTTGTCCATTCACTGTTGTGACATAAAAGGCACTTCTTGAATGCTGTAAAATGGTAAGAATGTGTGTTTTGAAATATTGTGTGCTGTTTCCCTTTTACTAAACACTTGTGCAGTTTTTGTACTTGAGTACAGCAAACTTTAACGTAATGTACATTTTGTATGTAAAGAGTTGTCTTTTAAGTAGCCTTATcctatttaaataaattcaattaaaagcaaaccaaGTAGTTCTGACTTGTTTTTACGATGTAATTAGACCGGTCCATTTTATGCGGTTACATTTCAGTGGAATTCAAGTGACTAGAACTTAAGAAATACTTACAGGGTAGAAGGCTCCATGGCTACTTTTGAGTTTTAACAGTGTTTTTTACCACGTGAAGTGTTGCTCCTTGCACTAGTGTAACTGGCAGaagttctgttttctgggtGGCTTCTTGGCAGTGGTTTAGAGCctaggttttattttgttgtagtTCTAGTTGCTggaagagtgtgtgtgtgttgtacCGTTAAGGAGTGCTTTGCAGAGTTGTACTGGAATGACAGCCTGATGCTGCCGTTGCATGATAAGAGTCTTGTTTTAAGGCTCCTGCGCTTTCCAGCTTTTTTACATTTTACCTACCTTTCCCCAAAGCTGGGACCATTTTACTTTCTGCTGTAACCTTTTTTGCAGGGTGCAAGCCATGCTCTTCTTACTGCCCTACACTGCTGCTTTAGATAGCAGCAGTCCTTCTCTCAGCAAAGTACTAGCGCGGAGCTGCAGTGTGCTGGGAGACCGGCAGGATCCCAGAAGAGGCTAAATGAGGTGGGCACTCTCTGGCTTTAGGGGGTGTGGATGTAAGGATGGATGTTCTTGACTGCAGCCTTCATCACAGAACGAAGTCACTACAGGACAGATTTTAATTGTCTGGTGAGATCAGGTTAGGAGGGTGCGCGCTTCAGAAATAGCAGACAGCAAAGTTCTTCAAACTGTACAGGAAACCAAGTCTGATCCAATGCAACTATGTAGCTTGTTGAATTAATGAGAGAGGAACGACCTGTGACTACTGTACacttggtgaaaaaaaaagatgaatttaaGAATGGTGGCAGGAACTAGGAGCAAACTTACCTTCCCCAGTTACACGCAGCAAGTACACTCCTAATTCTGCTTTGCACATTTGAAGAtcattgaatcacagaatggtttgggttggaaccccatcctgtcccatgggcagggacacctcccaccagcccaggttgcccaaagcccatccagcctggccttgaacacctccagggatggggcagccacagcttctctgggcagcctgtgccaaggcctcaccaccctcagagcaaAGAAAGATTCCCGTTGGAAAAGTGATGTtactttcctcctcttccatgATGCAAGCAAATTCCATGGGGAAGGTTTACTTGGTTAGTTCATTGCATAACATGGCCACGTTGTGTTTTGGGAAGATGTTTATCGTCCCATGGATTGTGTCATCTtagtttttattgctgttgtaGCAAACATGTAGCAGAAATGATGCTAGAGAAAAAGGTATTACAAATTACATAATAAAACAAGTCCCAGTCAGAAGATAAACTTCTGACCTTTGCAAAGATAAatgttgtttgatttttttttaagcgtgATTGCTGGAAAGAATACTTTGGTTTTGAGTTCAGAGCCTATGAGCACACTTCTATCAGCTGCAATCAAGTCAGTATTTTCACATAGTTTGGTTTTGCTGATAACTTTCCCCATGACTGCAGTTAGTAGAAGACTGCTGTATCAGCAGGGCTTGTACAGGGATTGTTTGAACTCCACAATTTCATAGTGACTTGGGCATGCAAAAAGGGTTGTGTCTGTGTGGCTCTTACATTGTGTTTCTTAAGACTGTGAAAGCAATTTATTTGTAAATACCTGGTGTGTAAATGCAGTTAAACCACGGCAAcagctttgttttaaatgactttattttgaaaaatacaatgTGCGGTGTAATGTCGACTAAATGTAATACTGGCACTGTCAATCAGAGCTTGTACTTCACACGATGATCAGCTAGTCATGCAATAAAATGTGTATGTTATGAAGCACTCCCACTTCAACTGTTTTATCGTTATCTCTTTACGACATTGCACAAATCCTTGTACATTAACACACCCTCTATGCCTGTAGTCTTCCTACGTACTTGACAGCACACACTAGTCACATAGCTCAAGAACACTGAGGTGAGACCACGGCCTTATTGAAATTGAGTGGTGGTTGCCATTAATTTCAGCAGGCTGGGGGTTTCACCCTGAATACCCATCTATGAATTTATTGCGTGCGGCCATTGTAATCACTGGACTGTTTCACTTGCTCATAACTTAACTCAGATGCTTAAACTGGAATacttaatgggaaaaaaaaaagtgtagtatGTCAGTAACACCCAAATGGTTTTATATCTCAGGTTTTGCATTAGTTTTAGTTAGCTACAGAAATCTTAAACACCATCACTGCTACTAGAGATTCCGAAGTTGTTTTCCCTCTGTACTTGCAGAGTTTGAGTAAGAAGGTTAAGTGATGTTAATAGTATAGCGAAACACGGAAGGGCAAAGCTAGCTCCAAACATCTGTGTGTTTCAGGCTATAAATTGCAAGCGCGGCTTTCTGCCTCTCTTCCCTGCCTCTTTATTTTGAGCTTTAAATATCCTTTCCACATTCAGGGCAAAGGATGTCATCCCTTTCTGTTAGGAAGCCACGGCCCACTAACGAGAGAGAACACTTCTTACAGTTAAAGCAATCATTATGCCACTGCCGCTCTTCAAACGAGATGTACTTGGTTCCTCCGAGACCTGTTTGGAAACCAAAAGCATTCTGTTACAGGGGAAGAGTAGCGCGTTAGCCATTAAGTGATGCTATTTCAGACTCCACTTCTGGGTAGCTGTGGACATCTGACATACAGCAGTGAAAAATGCCATTATGCTGAACCTATTTCTGTTTGTTGCTGTGCTAATTTTGTCACCCTTGCTCTGGAACAAGAAGGATTTTCATCCTTAAGCAGTTCTGTTGCTTTCAGCTGAGTTCATGAGCTAGACTGTTGGCGTGGTTATGGATGGTGGCAGAAATGAACATTTAAGGATAGGCTCAGCCCTTAGCTGACAGCAGGATGGCACTACAAtgcagagcagaagaaaagaaaagcaactgcATCTGAATTACAGAAGTCTGGTGGTTATTTACACAACATTTATGATGTCTGGGTAAGTTAATCTTGTTTTGTGAAAATGCATTAAGTTCTTTAGAAAGGAAGTCTTACTTCCTTTCCTTACTTAGGAAGGCTACTTCATGACTTGATTCACAGATTTCAGGGAGGGTGCCTCAAGAAAAGAAGGTTAGcaaatgacaaaaaacaaaaaagtgtgaGGCTGTGGAGGTTGTCATGGGAAATATAGAGGTTGtatagaataaaagaaaatgggcTAATGTCTCTCGTAATAGTAATTATTGCTTAATCTTAATGATAAGCAATTTGAATGTTATGCAGAAGGATTGACTAGCTGAAAGTCAATGAAAGGACTCGGTTGGGCATCTCTCTTACTTGagagggttttttggggggcgtTGCCATTTGTAATAacattgggaaaaaaacagtgtATGAAAAAGGGCTGCCatattcagaagagaaaatgcttcTGAAGTGAACAGGTAACAACAAGCAAGGTGTTATGCACTGACCTTTCTAGGAGATACGCAAATCAGCATCTACAAGTGTGGGACAGAGCAATATTGTCATGCAAAAATGATTCAGTTATAACTCAGATATGCAATCTTGGTGTTAAATGCTGATTACTACATATAGGACGTTACAATTTTATGCTAAGTATTTCAAAGGTAAAGCTGTAAGCAGTTGATCTTTTGACTACCATTGTACTGGAAAGCCTTGTaatttcccagctgctgtcctgGGAAGCAATACTTTGCTACAACATGAGGTATAACCCAGTTAGAAGCTACTGGTAGAGAGACTTTTGTTACTGAGGTCAGTGATCCCTCTCATGAGCACAAGTGAAATGCCATACAGAATATGGATATCCCACTACCTGCATAACTGTTACTGTGCATCCACCATGGTTCATGAAAGTCAGGTGGAAAGGAGAAAACTTCAATTTAAGGACCTCTTCCACTTTTTATGAGGCACTTGGAAGGCATGGTAAGTATTTAAGTTCACGAATCCTAAATTATGTAGTGTCAAGCTCGTCAGAATAAGTTAACGAACCATTTTTAATATTAGCAGCagttcatcagaaaaaaatgagataatTTTTCAGTGACTCGCCACGAGGGACCTACCACTGATCGGGTTTGTGCATCCAGCACACTTTTTGGCGTAAAGGTTGCAGAAGCAGCTCAGGCAATACGCAaactcatccctggaggtaaaGCGTTGTCCGGACAACTGCTTCTTGCATCCAGTGCAAACAAAGCACTCCTTATGCCAGGGCTGCTCCCGGTAAGTAACGCCTCCTGAAGTGATAGCCTGTTTATGGGAAGTAAGACAAAGTGTTTTCTTGAGGGTGGCAGCTTTGTATCTTTGGTAGAGAGGAAGAGCGATGAGGTTTTTGTgggtgggaggaaggaaaaaaaggcttaacAGCAGCAAAGCATAATTTTGGCTGAATTTAACCTTGAGAAGAACATACAAGTGATTCATTGTAATTGCCCCATTTATACAAAGAAGCCCTATGTATCACTCTGAATTGTGCTCTTTGTTTTTGAAGCTGGTCTTTGtaggtcttttttttaaattaatgtgcAAGGATTTGTCTCATTTCTGTTCCTTCACCTGTCCCATTCTTCATAGTGAAAGAACTACCTTGTGTGTTTTAATTTTCCCCTTATTTCCCTTGGCAAAGATTGCTTTATTTCAATTTTACCTGAaatcttttcttcctgattCTCTGTAATTTGTCTGGGCTTTTTCCTCTTATAACTAGACATTGCCTATAATAACAGCTCCCCTGACTTTAGACAAACCAAACTTCTTTTGACTCCTGAGTGTTCctaaaaagctgtaaaaatggtcactttaatttcatttcctgcCTTCACAAAGGGGAGATTCCCTGGTAAATCCATCTTCTGTGTGGTCATGCAATTTAATATGAGCATTCATCTGTCTTTGCCTCTTTCCAAAGTATTTAGGAGCTTGTTCTCAAACGGAGTTAAAATGAGACTCTAGGAGGGAGATTTAAGGTATGAAACTCCTATCCATTCACCAATTTTTTGAAGCTTCTACGAGGTAGTAAAGGTAATTAGATTTATATTcagacagaagaaaggaaaacttgAGTAAATGTTGTCCCTGGTGCAGGATGGGAGCTGAAATTATATCATCTCTTGAAATCAGTTGATTTCGAATCTTTTAACACTCACCCACTCACTCCCATGCACAGAAAAATATGATGTTCTACCTAATTGGACTTAAAATGTGACGGAGCTCAATCCCTTGTGTTTTAGGTGAAGAAAATAAGAGCACTACCTTCTTGCACTGGACGCACTGCATAGCAAACTGCTTTTCGTAGCAGGGTACGCAGAAGTTTTGATTGTCTTTCGGGATGAAACTCTTTGTCCCAATTGGCTGTTGACAGCGGTAGCAGATAAAGCAAGTCTCGTGCCAGCTGTTGCCTTTATATTCCATCTTCCGTGTGCCTGTAATGAGACCAGAACACAAACTGAACTCCTGGCTGAGACCAATGCAGTTTTTAACTCTACTTCAGTGGCTGACTGTCAGGGAAAAAGCAGTGCAGCTATGAGACAGAGGCTAGCCTATGTTCTCAAGGTATGGGGTACCAGTTTAAGATTTTGGACAGTAAGAGGTTCTCCTTaaaagaagagagatgtttACTGCTAATCCACTTTTCTGTCTGTTGACACAATATCAAGTTCTTAGGAGACTAACGAGCTGTTTGTGTGTTGGCTAATGATGAACCACACTAATTCCTTTGCCAACTCTCCTCACACCAGTCACCACAGGGTGAAGTTTtaccattttccttttctcaaatTTTAATTCCCCTTTGTTTACCAGTAtcataactttatttttcttttttttggtctcaTTAAATTCTGCCCATACTTCAGCAATTTTGGTTTTTAAAGATCTCATTTGCAGCAATGTAGTAAGTGCACT encodes the following:
- the FHL2 gene encoding four and a half LIM domains protein 2; this translates as MTERFDCHYCKESLFGKKYILREDSPYCVKCYENLYSNTCEECKKPIGADCKDLSYKDRHWHETCFHCFQCKNSLVDKPFAAKEEHLLCTDCYSNEYSSKCNECKKTIMPGTRKMEYKGNSWHETCFICYRCQQPIGTKSFIPKDNQNFCVPCYEKQFAMQCVQCKKAITSGGVTYREQPWHKECFVCTGCKKQLSGQRFTSRDEFAYCLSCFCNLYAKKCAGCTNPISGLGGTKYISFEERQWHNDCFNCKKCSLSLVGRGFLTERDDILCPECGKDI